In Salvia miltiorrhiza cultivar Shanhuang (shh) unplaced genomic scaffold, IMPLAD_Smil_shh fragScaff_scaffold_112_2, whole genome shotgun sequence, the following proteins share a genomic window:
- the LOC131002364 gene encoding elongation factor 1-beta-like yields MQREALKMAVTFSDLHTESGLKALDAFLSGKSYISGSQLTKDDDDLDLFGDETEERKAAEAREAAKAPAKNKESGKSSVLMDNKP; encoded by the coding sequence ATGCAGAGAGAAGCTCTGAAGATGGCGGTTACCTTCTCAGATCTGCACACAGAATCCGGCCTCAAGGCCCTCGATGCCTTCCTCTCCGGCAAGTCATACATCTCCGGGAGTCAGTTGACGAAAGATGATGATGATCTTGATCTCTTTGGCGATGAGACAGAGGAAAGGAAGGCTGCAGAAGCGAGGGAAGCAGCCAAGGCACCTGCTAAGAATAAAGAAAGTGGGAAGTCATCTGTTCTCATGGATAATAAGCCCTGA
- the LOC131002365 gene encoding putative F-box protein At5g50220: MVVVDWLSVCNPITREVIKLALPSKPELPSDGVAAVGFGASKITGRYKAVCIKLVPYDHKLDCHVYTLGTGSWRRLEECFSFFNAPPYLAQGLPFIKGMSMSALSGCLWFCKVASEYENDGGRRELTIWIMKEYGVDESWSKEYVIPLDGLRSVHPIKVFENGDLLMLVTVRFPKRLFYYSNKNKTMQRIDLFGAGPDSVECGLFTPTLVSLKTLGLGVENVISF; this comes from the exons ATGGTGGTTGTTGATTGGCTTTCCGTATGTAATCCGATCACTCGTGAAGTTATTAAGCTGGCTCTGCCTTCAAAGCCAGAACTACCTTCAGATGGAGTAGCTGCTGTTGGATTTGGGGCAAGCAAAATCACTGGCCGATACAAGGCGGTCTGTATTAAACTTGTGCCCTATGATCATAAATTAGACTGTCATGTATACACTCTTGGAACAGGATCATGGAGACGCCTTGAAG AATGTTTTAGCTTCTTTAATGCTCCTCCCTATCTTGCTCAAGGATTGCCCTTCATAAAAGGAATGTCCATGTCTGCTTTGAGCGGTTGCCTATGGTTTTGCAAGGTAGCATCCGAATATGAAAATGATGGTGGGCGACGTGAGCTTACTATATGGATTATGAAGGAATATGGAGTGGACGAATCTTGGAGCAAGGAATATGTGATCCCCCTTGATGGCTTGAGGTCTGTTCATCCCATCAAAGTTTTCGAAAATGGCGACCTATTGATGTTAGTGACGGTACGCTTTCCAAAGCGCCTTTTCTACTACTCTAACAAGAATAAGACTATGCAAAGGATTGATTTGTTTGGTGCAGGCCCTGACAGTGTCGAGTGTGGGCTTTTCACTCCCACCCTTGTTTCACTCAAAACTTTAGGTTTAGGTGTGGAGAATGTAATCTCATTCTGA
- the LOC131002340 gene encoding F-box/kelch-repeat protein At3g23880-like, with protein MNPDLFKNLPPEIITEIFLRLPAVSIPISKCVCKRWLHLLESDAFVKSHFARSAPALVVLGISNQLKVLELEGELDLDPLIKYHFPKYHRGRIQSSVNGFLVIRIHVDVDPMVHVDMLCVCNPITREVIKLDLPTDPQLSPPEIVSAFGFGASKISGRYKAVCIKNKPYDDKLDCHVYTLGTGSWRRLEGIPYNYHDGSGAFVNGNLHWIATIGEDSSWISCFDLETECFSFFKTPPYHAQGLPFIRGTSIFALSGCLWFCKEASDHRYEIEGELTIWIMKKYGVDESWSKEYVIPLVDGMRLYYPCIRYVEPIKVFENGDLLMLEMVYFYGQLFYYSNKTKTTQRIVLFGAREASDRVDCGIFTPTLVSLKTLGLGVENVISF; from the coding sequence ATGAATccagatttattcaaaaatctACCACCAGAAATCATCACCGAGATCTTCTTAAGACTGCCTGCTGTAAGCATTCCAATAAGCAAATGTGTTTGCAAGCGATGGCTCCATCTGCTGGAGTCTGATGCTTTTGTCAAGTCTCATTTTGCCAGATCCGCCCCCGCCCTCGTTGTTTTGGGGATTTCAAATCAGTTGAAAGTTTTGGAATTGGAAGGCGAGCTCGATCTCGATCCACTCATCAAGTATCATTTCCCTAAATACCACCGAGGAAGAATACAGAGTTCGGTTAATGGTTTTCTTGTTATAAGGATCCATGTTGATGTTGATCCAATGGTGCATGTTGATATGCTTTGTGTATGCAATCCGATCACTCGTGAAGTTATTAAGCTGGATCTGCCTACAGATCCACAACTATCTCCTCCAGAAATAGTATCTGCTTTTGGATTTGGGGCAAGCAAAATCAGTGGCCGATACAAGGCGGTCTGTATTAAAAATAAGCCCTATGATGATAAATTGGATTGTCATGTATACACTCTTGGAACAGGATCTTGGCGACGCCTTGAAGGTATTCCGTATAATTACCATGATGGTTCAGGTGCATTTGTTAATGGAAATCTCCATTGGATAGCAACCATTGGAGAAGATTCGTCATGGATTTCTTGCTTTGATCTTGAAACAGAATGTTTTAGCTTCTTTAAAACTCCTCCTTATCATGCTCAAGGATTGCCCTTCATAAGAGGAACGTCCATTTTTGCTTTGAGCGGTTGCCTATGGTTTTGCAAGGAAGCATCCGATCATAGATATGAAATTGAAGGTGAGCTTACTATATGGATTATGAAGAAATATGGAGTGGACGAATCTTGGAGCAAGGAATATGTGATCCCTCTTGTTGATGGCATGAGACTTTATTATCCCTGCATCAGGTATGTTGAGCCCATCAAAGTTTTCGAAAATGGCGACCTATTGATGTTAGAGATGGTATACTTTTACGGGCAGCTTTTCTACTACTCTAACAAGACTAAAACTACGCAAAGGATTGTTTTGTTTGGTGCACGGGAGGCCTCTGACCGTGTCGACTGTGGGATTTTCACTCCCACCCTTGTTTCTCTCAAAACTTTAGGTTTAGGTGTGGAGAATGTAATCTCATTCTGA